The genomic DNA ctctctttcttttcctaGTACTGCCCGTATTAGAGAGCAGATCCGCTAACGGAAAATGCGTCCTCTGGCCAGAGTGCGCGCGCGCTGCGGAGCGGAGTTTGTACTTTACCGCCCAGCCCCACCCATGCACAGATCGTGGCCAGCCAAAGAAAAGCGCCCTTGGGAAACGACATTCCGTCCGTATGAGGCAGCTCGAGACGAGGTAAGAAGCTAGCGGCGGCAGGGCGTGACGAGATCACGTGATATAATACGTAACTTACTTTGCTGCCCCCGTTCCGCGCGCGGTGGAGTTTGTCGACCGGGCGGTCGCTAGGTGGGCTTCCGACCCACGTCCGAAGacatgccgccggcgtcatcccCGGCCGGAGCCCCGCGCATCAAGTCTTGGCTCTTGTCGTTTTTGCTTACGTTTGGTGACATCTCCTGCTGGCAGCTTTACACGGACGCATCCTTCGCCCTGGGTCGACAACTCGTGTGAGCACGTCCATCGGCCTGGGATAGAGTACGACGACACATGAATGACTGTTGACGCGGCCATCATCACTAGAATTATGTGCTGCATATAAACCGTTTGCTGTATAGGCATGCTGCTTTACCCTATATGTACAACTGGCACTCCCTTCGGCATCCAGCTTGGATCGGCAGCCTGAGAAACGAAACAAGTAACATATTCTGGCCTCTTCAGCAGTCCATTAAACAGACTCGAGGTGCCCACTCAGCACATCTTCCTCTCCAATAGGTAGGTCCATGTATAGCTTCTTGcaccccctttttttttcgcCTTCGCTTTTTCCATTCTTGTTTCTGTCTACAGCAACAAAAACAGTGAACCAGCCAGACACAGTCCTATCGACACAACGCCAATACTCGGGCTGAGACCGAAAGCGCTCGCGCGAGCGGGGGCCGACGGCTGAGCGCCCCCGGGGGGCGGCGCGCTGGCACCGGGAGTCTGTGCAGGCGCACTGGGCATGGGCATCGTCATTCCGGGAGCCGTGGTCATGCCGGGCATATTGGGCATGCCTCCGCCGGTGCCGGGGGTCGTCGGAGTGCCGCTAGGCATTGTCGGCATCGGCTGCATGGGTGCGCCGCCAGTGCTATTACCCCTAGATCCTCCTCCTGGCAATCCCtgtccggcgccgacggggcCGGCGTTCGTGACGCGGAAGAAATTGCCGGCTACGACCTTGTCCTGGAGCCCAGCGGCCATCAGGCCGTTCATGACGTTGAAGTCGCGACGGTTCTGGGCCGCGCCCGAGAGGGCCATGAGGCCCTGCTGCGTGATGGTGGTGTGATCCACCGCGACGAAGGTGTACCTGTGGCTGAGGGGTT from Colletotrichum higginsianum IMI 349063 chromosome 3, whole genome shotgun sequence includes the following:
- a CDS encoding Phosphatidylethanolamine-binding protein pebp, with protein sequence MLSKAIAVLAAATLTSAATPMGFMPASNTPLIVSYGGISALDGVNLPKDSSQVMPTIATEQQLKGQYAVIMVDIDVPTNQPPKTGTLLHWLQTGLMSADTPVTLNTTAGPKRVFIMQNRMNAAALAPYLGPNPPAREPLSHRYTFVAVDHTTITQQGLMALSGAAQNRRDFNVMNGLMAAGLQDKVVAGNFFRVTNAGPVGAGQGLPGGGSRGNSTGGAPMQPMPTMPSGTPTTPGTGGGMPNMPGMTTAPGMTMPMPSAPAQTPGASAPPPGGAQPSAPARASAFGLSPSIGVVSIGLCLAGSLFLLL